The nucleotide window AGAACTTGGCATATAGCTCATCGCCATCTTGAACAGTCCCATAAGCAGAATCTAACAGTTGAAGATAAACGGCGGGTAAACTGTTGGGGCTCAGGTGTTTGACAATGTCGGTGGCAGGAGGCAAGAGGCTTTCAAGTATTCTCCGTGAACGTTGTAGGTCTGATATGGCAGGGTCACTCATCATAAGTTCAACACTGGAACGCCAGGTATCATAATCGGGTTCATTAGGGGGTCTGGGGGCTTTTCCAGAAAAGGCACGTAGTTTAGGGCACGACTGCATCTGCAGACCCATGTCTCCTCTTTTAACAATGTGTTCAACTACTACTCGCTGCACCTCAGGGGGGTTTAAATCATTGCCAGTTAAAACAGGGGCATTATTTAGTGTGCTAGCGTGTGGAGTGGAGGGCACTGATGTCTCTGTGTAGGGTCTGGGGTTTGGCACTGATGTCTCTGTGTAGGGTCTGGGGTTTGGCTCTGTGTTATTAGATGATGCAGGGGGTAAATCAACAATTGACTGACTAATTTCAGACATCATGTCTTTAAGAACTTCAGCAAAATTCTTCCCACTACGTTTGGCAATATCTTTGAGTTCAGCAAGGCAGGCTTTAGTTGTGTTATGTACTACAGTTTGTGAGTAAACACTGCTAAGAGCTTGTACTTGGTAACTACTGTCACCCCCACCATGAACACAGGGCAGTTTTGGTTCTAAAGCTTTTACAGCAGCGCCTGAATTGTATTCTACAATTAAGCTGGGATATAACTCTGAAGAATGATCCTCAATCGGTATTATTCTGTTAATGGATCCATACTGTTTAAGGAAATCTAGAGCTTCCTCATCTTTTTCATTTCCAGTAATGCCTCTAACTAAAACGGCATTTGGAATTTTAACGGCATGGTTCTGAACAACATCCATGTTTATTTGATCAGTGTTAAGACACTCAgtattgaaatcgtattttaaaatattaatattattgtaAGCTATATTAATGGCAAGGTTTATGGTAATAAATAGTACAATATAGAAATATTTTAAGACTATAAACTATACTTTACATCAATCATCTacctcctggctggctcgccataAATTACTGTAGCACACGGCTcgaataaatatataaagtgcTGATAATAACATTAACTGGACCAATATTCAGAAGCGTAGGGTCGTCTACTGGAGGTAGTGTTGATGCAAGTAATAGACTTGAGATAAGAGTAAGATAAATTAAGTATTTAATGAATGGAGATTATATTGTATAAGACAATATCAATCAATATAAAGTGTCAACAATAACCataaaagaaagataaaaacaaataagtaaataaatagaaaagtgCAGTGCAATAAATATTCACAAATATCAATGTTCACAAATATCAATTCAAACCTATCTGGGTGCACCCCTATATTTATCTACAATTTGATTATTATCTATTACAATATTGTAGGCGTTACAAAATACACATTAAAGTTATAAAAATATTCAGAATGTTCAATGTTCATATCATTTCAATCAATCCAATATGTTTTCAATTATTACAATTATGTCCAGTATTGTGTCTGGTTGTCAATGGTGGGGGGAAAAGTCAAAGTCAGTCAGAGTCAGTCAAAGTCAATAGTCCTACCACCAGGAAGGGAggcagagaaggggggaagttCAATGAGAGTTCAAGTTCAATTCTGGGAGGCTCGCCATCGACTTCGAATCTCAGTAAAAAACCTGACCTGTGAATTCACATGGCCAGAAACAATCATGtatttcaataaataaataatcatgtgaataaataaaacagtggTAAAGTAAACCGTAGTATTTTGTCTTCAGTATTAGTATCATACTTAACTAGTTTCTAATAGGATAAATGTTACAAGTGTCATTTATGTTTTAAATGTAAACAGTTACGTTAGCTTATAGATTCATTAATGTGACTGCAGCATGTCGCTAAGCAATCAGGTTACAAGCTGTGCTATAAATGGCAGTTTAACATTTCACGCAGCCACGGACGGAGATAACTGCAGCTAATAATACTGCAGCTAGCTTAGCATAGTTTCCACGAACTCACCAGTTCGGAACtccttcagttcagttcagcgtAGTTCAAATCTTGTCTTGTTATTTGCTTCGGGTATCTTTATATTTGGAAGGACACAGTGCAAATCTAATAAATATGTGACATCTACTAATAATGTTTAAATGAATCAGGACTATGTTAACTGTTATTACCGTTGTTGGTGTCTTTTCTATCTTATCTCTGTTTTTATCTTCTATCGTTCTTCTTCGTTTTTCTTCTTAGTTCTATAAATACAAGGTTACAATTTATATAATGAAGCATAACTAATTCAATTACTGgctaatttattcatttaaataGTTACCGTCTTATCTTTAACTTTCGTGCATATTGTTTTGTGTTCGTATCGTTCGTGTCGTTTATTCATTCAATTTGTTTTGAACTTTGGTTGCCCTAGCTACCAAGCTACCGTAGTGCAGGCTGCTTTCATTGGCTAAGGCTAGCTAGGGCTTAACCCATTGTTATCTGGGCTAcacttacgccccataggattcaatggaatggccagctagccacggtctacttgttagcatggcggccgccatagaGCTCGTAAGTCACGCCCCGATTTTTCCCCTTCCGTTTTCCCCATGGGACCTTAAGCTTCAATCTTTTAACATGAGAGGGGATAGATATCTTCTGTTCCCAGTCCTTGTATGACCTGCATTACACATATGCTGATTTAGGAACTAAATATGAAATGTTCATGCAGAAACATTGTCAATTTGTTCAAAGATTGTCCAGATAAATGATGTTAAAATAACGTTCGGATAACAGACTACATTTGTCGCACAAGTCACGTCACTGTCATTGTCCCTCCAACTTTCAACACTAGATCGCTAACGTTAGTTTGTGCTAAACTCAGTATGCCAGTTTGTTTTGCTCCTCAGTGGTTCCCGAAAAACCAAATAGCAGGAGTAGCTGGATAAAACTTATCAGGTGGGAGATATGTGCACATGAAATTAACTTATAGTTGACTTAGCTGCTAACTCGATTAGCAGCTAACAATCGTCAACAGCTAATCGCCTGGATGCTCTGTTCCCGCACCTCGACGTTGAGAGGTGACGTTGCTGTAGTTCGTTAAGTGCTCCAGCAAATATCTTATCAGTATCAAGCTTCTCCCCACTAGATTGTTACGTTATCGGTACTAAAAATTCTATAAAAATTTCAGGAACAGCATATGTGTTATGTATGACCCAATTCAAACGGgaccaaaaaaataatttaattcCGCTATTGACTTACATGCATCAGAATTTCTTTTTGAGGTCCCATGTACAGGAAATGTACCGGAACTTGAATGGCGTCACTTACGAGCtctatactgtctacactctcagaacgttcgctgcccccttggtttTTATGCGGAGAgttccctgaacctccttttctcagcacttcggtcaagtgtttattgttgctaggttaccaaaaccgtctgctgccagcacgtctttttagaatgtttgactaatgctagctaactagccaacgagctaactgtcagagcagcagttgttcaggactcattcaacacacaaaaatatgACTTCAACAGActaaaggacctcatttggcattcaaataacacaacaagtggcccgccatcatttggaaactaaaccacatagcactagcatgacagttgtgtttatcagtttatctccgaggtccagcatgggtccaaggcatgcttaacgtcattgttcactcccaaattgcgtgtgacgtgctgcaaGGCAACGCCTCCcttaactcgcctctgaaaccggcttcaaacaaccccgggaccaaaacacgtctacctttcacattgcgaaaccccctgaacccgctatttcttaaacgctaatgtatcgtttctaaatgtgaaaggggcttgtgTTTCACCATTGAAATGAACgggggactgttcaggcgtttacatcactgccccctggtgagcaagcccactcttgcagctcctccagggagatgcacatttctagttcacttccgacaatttcactgcattctttactttagtaatcatatgcatgtgaccaATATTATTGTTGTGTCCTTGTATCATCCACATGCCCCCATTACTAACCTGGCCTAGTGTCACGAGCTGACCAAAGAGGAACAATTTGCTTTCAAAAAACCTACACTGCATATCACATAATGTGTCATGAACGAACAAATAAGTTGAAAGCGTATCTTTGTACCCTACATGTGTGTGGTCTAATGCCACCTAGTGACAGCcatcatagacctctgaagttcgcctacaaaaaggatccaaagctgccatctttgcccatataaggagatccgggagttaattgaagctaactgcctatggcaagttgcattgtaagttagctttggggtagcaaagatcaaagtgtgccgtcttcacctgccgaagatcacagtatccactagaaggcagtggacaaaactgtgtagtgaaaaacgtctgcatttcaaatgtcatcatccccgcgagagtttaacaggtgcgataattgaaaaaccccatgttattttcccatagaaaaaatctcaagataccggatctccttatttgggcaaagattgtggcttttttgtaggcgaacttcagaggtctatggtaaAACATCATACCCAACAAGAAGTGAGCAAATTCTTCCAATGTAGAACAACATGCAACATGCAAAACCAACTAGCACACATCAGATATGTACATTTGACAAACGCATCACATGTCAGCGCTGTGTTGGATTTGGAAGCGTCACAGGTGCAGACGGCAGGTGCTCGGACCCACCATTGCCGCTTGTGGTtatatttactgtgtgtgtgtgtgtgtgtgtgtacatttttataTTAAGACTGcatatgagtatgagtatgtgaGCAGTGCCTGTCAGTGGAATACACTCATTCATtattttgctttgtattttcgtTTTTGAAAGTTGGTTATCTATGATGTTTTTGTGGATGAACACAGGGAATCATAAAGATCAACTGTACTAGTGGATGAGGGTTGTGCGCCAAGCAAGACCCATGGGTGACTGAAATCAGCTGGGTTAATGCATGAGCTATAACCAGCACAACCCATGGGTGAAATCAGCTGGGTTAGTGCATGAGCTATAATCATCACAACTCATGGGTGAAAACAGCTGGGTTAGTGTATGAGCTATAACCAGCACAACCCATGGGTGAAATCAGCTGGGTTAGTGCATGAGCTAACCAGCACAACCCATGGGTGAAATCAGATGGGTAATTTTGGTGGAGTCACACCGCACTCACATAAGaaggtgccagacaaacaaaaacgaaGAATCTTCCAAATGAATTGTCTGCACACTTCAGTCCTTATTGCAATTTTAATAGCTAGCCTAGCAGCCTAGCTTtcggttagcctgggtgttcccatgctgccttgcgcggtgatttcattcacactgctaaggcagtctggaaactaccgccctaatttttgcctgacataggggaccaatcacagaacaggggggaaggcaagaccatgatgagctatgcacagacgcgtttgatagacatccatggcgcCCACTGagcggatctgggcattttttcaaatatgagaaaatgaacgtctgattgccagaccacgtctcgtTTGAGAAGTGTGCAGACAATTTATTTGGAGGAAATCAGCTGGGTTAGTGCATGGCTTGGGCAATGGCAACGCAAATGTGTTTCTTCTGTCAGAAACACCAAacagtgtgttttgttgtgtgtttttctaaATGATGTTCTCTCTCCAGGCCTTCAGTCATGACTCTACTTCTCATTACCACACTGCTGCTCTCAggtcagtgaatgtgtgtgtgtgtgtgtgtgtgtgtgtgtgtgtgtgtgtgtgtgtgtgtgtgtgttagctattTATCAGCATGAAGCAACGATGTACACAGTCTGTATGGCTAGCAGATAGATTTGGTAACCTTGGTATAACTTTGCCTGCTGTGGCCAGTGACTTCTGAGCCACGTTTTTTGGGCCAACAGCACTAAATCTAGACCTTGTGATTTGtctttgctctctcacacacactactatactCTCTCATATACccaactacagtatatgctcttacacacactagtATACTCTCTTATATACACTAGTATACTCTGACATACCCAACtatatgctctcacacacacaactatatggtctcacacacactactatactCACATACTGTCCGCAACTATATGCTCTCACAAACACTGctgtactctctcacacacactagtatactctctcacatacacaatgctctctcacacacactagtatactctctcacatacacaactctatgctctcacacacactagtatactctctcacatacacaactctatactctcacacacactagtatactctctcacatactcaactctatgctctcacacacactactactgtgtactctctcatacacatgtAAATGGAGTATACAGTCGTACTATTTCTGTGCGAGTACAGTGATGCATATGTCAGATtatgattttgtgtgtttgatattacatgtatgtgtgtatctgtgtgtgtgtgtgtgtgtgtgtgtgtgtgtgtgtgctcctctctcctctcaggtctgggcagtctctcctcctctgtgtcacgtcagtTCCATGTGGTGATGGAGAAGAAGAACTGGACAGAAGCTCAGCAGTACTGCAGAGAGAAGTTCACTGACCTCGCCACCATAGACGACATGACAGAGAATATGAAGGTGAAGAGCAAGATCCATGAAGCAGGTGCTGGAGATTGGGCCTGGATTGGGCTGAAGAGGGGAGACTGGCAGTGGTCTCTGGCTGACAGGGATTTCTACAGAGAGAATGAAGCAGAGTTCAGGAACTGGAATCCAGGTGAACCCAATGGAGAAGATGctggtgaagagtgtgtgattATGGAAGGAGCACATGGCAAATGGTATGATGACTCGTGTAGCTACACCCGTCCCTTCATCTGCTATGATGGTGAGAATCCAACTCTTTTCATTCAGAACAAgattattcactcactcagcaACACATGCATCCAAACTGTGCAGATCTACAAATCAGTGTGTAATGACCTCATGTACACTGACATTAGTTCAGACTCACTCATGAACACAGGCAGCCACACTGTACAACTAAACAGTTAGTCTCACTCACACTAGTTCAGACTGTAAAGCTGTGCTGATTCCCAGTTAACCATGACCCATGCATTACCACAGGGGGAGACTCCACACATCCCTATGTGCTGGTTActgataagaagaacagggcaGGTGCTCTGAGTTactgcagagagaaacacacagacctggccaGTGTGAGGAATCAGGCAGAGAACGACCAGATAGAGCAAATGAGAGTAGCTGGGGCACCTGGCGACGTTGTCTGGATCGGCCTGTTCAGAGCTGCCTGGTCAGAGTGGTCAGATGGCAGCAGCTCCTCATTCCGCTACTGGAACTCTGGAGAACCCAAtaatgtgggtgtggtgtgcaCTCAAATTATGCCCAGTGGTCAGTGGAGCGATGAACACTGTGGCCATCCTAGTCCCTTCATCTGCTATAGGGGTAAGTTGAGACTATTCCTTCTCTGCTTGATGGGGGTTCAGACAGACAACAAGCATGATCATGAGCTGCTGATGATCATGATATGAAATGCTGATGACCTAAAGAGGGTGGAGTGGGTGtgggacactacacacacgggggcacacacacacacacacgcacacacacacacacacatgcatgcgcacacacacacacacacacacacaatatgaaatGCTGATGACCTATAGAAGGTGGAGTGGGTGtgggacactacacacacgggcacacacacacatgcacgcacacacacacacacacacacacacacacacacacacacacacgcacacacacacatgatatgaAATGCTGATGACCTAAAGAtggtggagtatgtgtgtgggacactacacacacacacacacacacacaaccctactCACTactagagacacagacacacacacacacacacacacacacacacatacacaatatgaAATGCTGATGACCTAAAGAAGGTGGAGTGGGTGTGTTGTGCATTGAAATTGTCCCCAGCAGTCAGTGGAATAATGTAGTCTACTATCATCAAAGTAAACTGTAACTTAAACTTCTGCTAAATATATTTCtcatcaacatacagtattcaaTTATTTCACAAAAATGTCTCTTAACAGTAATAAttatatgttttgtttacaatCGCCTTTCAAGTCAAGGACACTGTACAATTACAATTTTTGCTTGTTGCTTGAACACGTTTTGCCATGTTGGATACCAGGCATTTCAAGCTTGgatgcaaataagaaaatgtctCCATTCCACTAAGAGAGGAGTTTATAAGTAGGCCTAAACAGTTAAATATAAGAAGTGGACTCGTGGAATCTAGGAACCTACACTATAGGTGACTGTTACACTAAGGATACGGTAGGCCTACCTCGTTGCGTGACAGAACTCCCTGAAGCCTGCCCCATCCACGACACTGATCGCTCTCCttacaaatgaacaaaattaATTTCTGTGTGATGGCCTCTTGTGTTGCAGACAGAGCTTGTGGCGGCGGGCGTGCAAAATAAGTGTCAATACGTGGCTGTTTAGCTGTAGTTCCACACATTATGCTGTGCTCATTTGGGTGTACATTTTCGAGATGTGATCTCATTACTAGTGGTCGAATGGTGTGCTAACTGTATCTTACtcactaggcctactttatttcGCGGCTCCAAAAatccaaagtaggctacttccAATGTACAAAAAAAGTACTTCCAGACATGGCTTTTAAGATTTTGGGGGGTTAAAAGCACTTTCTCTGCTGCGGTCGAGTTGGGCTCTGCACATTCTGCCGTCTTCCAATTAAGTCAACTTTCAATAATGCCTGTGCTTGACCGTGCGACTCCTTCAATAATGCCTGTGCTTGACCGTGCCACTCCTTCAATAATGCCTGTGCTTGACCTTGCGACTCCTTCAATAATGCCTGTGCTTGACAGTGCGACTCCTTCAATAATGCCTGTGCTTGACCGTGCGACTCCTTCAATAATGCCTGTGCTTGACCGTGCGACTCCTTCAATAATGCCTGTGCTTGACCGTGCGACTCCTTCAATAATGCCTGTGCTTGACCGTGCGACTCCTGTCACCTGTCCCTGACCCTTCAGGCAGCGCACCCACTCACAAAGCAGACAGCGGCGCCTCTGCCACTGTGGGCGTGTTTTTACACATTTGAATATTGAATTTCTGCTTTTTAAAACTATTCGACTATAAATTTAAGTATAGGATACTCGTTgatagcccacacacacacacacaccgacacacacacacagtgtcttgcACTGAACTGACCCCATGCAGCTTTTCTCTGTATGATGGGATGGTATGATTCAGTCCCAAACTAGaagagcactcagagagcacacttCCACCAAGGTCTCACAGCTCTGGTCTAGGCCAGTCAAACTCAAGAACAGCACATCAGTGTGTAACTGTGTCAACATAAATACTATTCAGttatacagtttttcacaattgggtcattccacctcaattcaacaaatgccttctgctcgaccatctcagatttgcttcataattttaccacctaaagagtaaccatctAAATTAACTTAGCCAAAAAGATTAGCTTGATATACCTactacatccagagaaaaacattttgaacatggtaccccttctgatttttgccACATTTGCATGCTCATCTAAAtttgcagcaaagttcagatgtcattatctcaaaaagaaATAAAGCTAAAGACTTTAAatgttctgtgaataatgattgctacatgtacctatagattccacatacacatttagatgagcggacacaaacacataaacacacacacgcacatacatactgtacatacacacaggtacgcacacactcacacacgcatagacacacacacacacacacacacacacagtagacaggcaggcatacgcacacgcacctgcatgcacacacacataaacacatacacacaagcatgcacacacactcccacacacacacacacacataaacacacacacacacacacacacacactaacaagtaAACATACTCACAGTGACACATAAAACTGTgtggtggtcatattttgtaccgctttgcagtacatctagttatattacaatatcagatcactgacctacagtatatgagtgcTGCATAATTGAGACATTTGTGGTCGTTCACAGATACAGATGAGTGTGCAAGAGACAGCTCTTTGTGTGGACCCAATGCTGTCTGCACCAACACCAAGGGGAGCTTTAACTGTGCCTGTAACCAGGGATACCAGAAGCCTCCTGGAGTGACAATCACCAACGCTACAAACCCATGCCAAGGTAGGCTGCTTCCTATACACACAGATTTACACATGAGGGTCCCGGGTccagaaaataaaagtcctgccatatattctgtCTGCAGCAACACCTATGGGAGCTTGAGCTGTTTCTATACAGAAGGAATTGGAGTATGAATTCCACTTAATAGTTAatactagtctggctatcaccataccaaGATCAgacttttaagactgaacattagtctggggagtctgcgctttagttctactgcacaagaggcgtgctcTCTCGGGCAGAACTGTTaagctctattggcatcgttcaaatcatgactctgtatgcttggatagtccttcaaccaatcagaccaatgatcccgtgcatcttttggataagctagtttgggATGGGAGCCAAAGGCTTTGGAAGGCAGGGACCAgaggagatactgtagatgtgcaggtttccagcctgagctgccgggcaaaattAAAAATTCATGTAGTAGTTAGTACATCTAGTTATATTACAATATCAGATTACTGACTTATACATAGATGAGTGCCACATCATTGAGACGTTTGTGGTCGTTCACAGATACAGATGAGTGTGCAGGAGACAGCTCTACATGTGGACCCAATGCTGCCTGCAGCAACACCCAAGGGAGCTTTAGCTGTGCCTGTAACGAGGGATACCAGAAGCCTCCTGGAGTGACAATCACCAACGCTACAAACCCATGCCAAGGTATTGCCCACATGGACTGGTATGCATGTCATGCTGTGTTGTTGGAGCCAGTGGGGCAATGACTAGACATCACAAGGAATATGAGTTTGAGTTTGGGCTAAATGACTGAGTaatgagtttgagtttgagctAAATGACTGACAGTGCAAATGCTCAGGGCCAATCTGTAAACGTTTCCAAACtgccatttttaaaccacacTTGATGCTTAAAACATGGTTATGAGAGTCCTGCAGGGCCTCAACCAACAGGAGACTCCTGTGGGTGAGTAAGTAGGGGTGCATGAACGCCTGGTATAACCTTTAACCTTTCAGCGTGTCGTGCAAGTTGCTGTTCCGTATTTAGGACTGGCCTGGAATTGAGATTTTCTTTAAATTAATTAACTAAACAGTGTATATGACGAGATATTAGGCCACTTAATCAAATTTAAAAACCAATGGCAGCACGGCTGTATCATAGTTATAAGACTAGATATTTTAACACTGTATAAGATACACACAGTAGCTATTTTACAAACATCAATTACTGATATCATTATGTAACAATATCAGATCAATGACTTACAGttatggctgaaagtgttggcaccccatgctaaagttgactaaaaagaggaatatgaacaaaacaccatgccaatctctagatatggtgaagggtgtgtgatgatgtggggcaattctagttctaaagaccaatggaactttatcagggtgcttagtatcctggatccatgaaataagtggcctttaaaaataaaaatctacctgcctCTATGGAAATTGAGCACATAGGGTtgacataggggtgccaatacttatgac belongs to Sardina pilchardus chromosome 16, fSarPil1.1, whole genome shotgun sequence and includes:
- the LOC134059858 gene encoding complement component C1q receptor-like isoform X1; protein product: MTLLLITTLLLSGLGSLSSSVSRQFHVVMEKKNWTEAQQYCREKFTDLATIDDMTENMKVKSKIHEAGAGDWAWIGLKRGDWQWSLADRDFYRENEAEFRNWNPGEPNGEDAGEECVIMEGAHGKWYDDSCSYTRPFICYDGGDSTHPYVLVTDKKNRAGALSYCREKHTDLASVRNQAENDQIEQMRVAGAPGDVVWIGLFRAAWSEWSDGSSSSFRYWNSGEPNNVGVVCTQIMPSGQWSDEHCGHPSPFICYRDTDECARDSSLCGPNAVCTNTKGSFNCACNQGYQKPPGVTITNATNPCQDTDECAGDSSTCGPNAACSNTQGSFSCACNEGYQKPPGVTITNATNPCQDIDECARDSSLCGPNAACSNTQGSFSCACNQGYQKPPGVTITNATNPCQDTDECARDSSTCGPNAACSNTQGSFSCACNEGYQKPPGVTITNATNPCQDTDECARDSSLCGPNAVCTNTKGSFSCACNEGYEKPPGVTITNATNPCQEPEVKRQIVRVKFPVESGVDMNDPDTLKAVLKQMQKRLGLPADTKLSWKKQPDGKIFKKQKEEKKEEGRKRRKRTEL
- the LOC134059858 gene encoding complement component C1q receptor-like isoform X2 yields the protein MTLLLITTLLLSGLGSLSSSVSRQFHVVMEKKNWTEAQQYCREKFTDLATIDDMTENMKVKSKIHEAGAGDWAWIGLKRGDWQWSLADRDFYRENEAEFRNWNPGEPNGEDAGEECVIMEGAHGKWYDDSCSYTRPFICYDGGDSTHPYVLVTDKKNRAGALSYCREKHTDLASVRNQAENDQIEQMRVAGAPGDVVWIGLFRAAWSEWSDGSSSSFRYWNSGEPNNVGVVCTQIMPSGQWSDEHCGHPSPFICYRDTDECARDSSLCGPNAVCTNTKGSFNCACNQGYQKPPGVTITNATNPCQDECAGDSSTCGPNAACSNTQGSFSCACNEGYQKPPGVTITNATNPCQDIDECARDSSLCGPNAACSNTQGSFSCACNQGYQKPPGVTITNATNPCQDTDECARDSSTCGPNAACSNTQGSFSCACNEGYQKPPGVTITNATNPCQDTDECARDSSLCGPNAVCTNTKGSFSCACNEGYEKPPGVTITNATNPCQEPEVKRQIVRVKFPVESGVDMNDPDTLKAVLKQMQKRLGLPADTKLSWKKQPDGKIFKKQKEEKKEEGRKRRKRTEL
- the LOC134059858 gene encoding adhesion G protein-coupled receptor E2-like isoform X3 — translated: MEKKNWTEAQQYCREKFTDLATIDDMTENMKVKSKIHEAGAGDWAWIGLKRGDWQWSLADRDFYRENEAEFRNWNPGEPNGEDAGEECVIMEGAHGKWYDDSCSYTRPFICYDGGDSTHPYVLVTDKKNRAGALSYCREKHTDLASVRNQAENDQIEQMRVAGAPGDVVWIGLFRAAWSEWSDGSSSSFRYWNSGEPNNVGVVCTQIMPSGQWSDEHCGHPSPFICYRDTDECARDSSLCGPNAVCTNTKGSFNCACNQGYQKPPGVTITNATNPCQDTDECAGDSSTCGPNAACSNTQGSFSCACNEGYQKPPGVTITNATNPCQDIDECARDSSLCGPNAACSNTQGSFSCACNQGYQKPPGVTITNATNPCQDTDECARDSSTCGPNAACSNTQGSFSCACNEGYQKPPGVTITNATNPCQDTDECARDSSLCGPNAVCTNTKGSFSCACNEGYEKPPGVTITNATNPCQEPEVKRQIVRVKFPVESGVDMNDPDTLKAVLKQMQKRLGLPADTKLSWKKQPDGKIFKKQKEEKKEEGRKRRKRTEL